The genomic stretch TGATGCTTACGAGGGCCAATAATGCCGGAGAAGAACCTCCGTAACATCATGGCCATTGGTCTTATGCTCTTTCTCCTTCTCACAGGGACAGTCATTGTCTGCGCAACTTTCCGTGAGGGGCACACCATAGCAGAACTGACGGGCAACTTCTATCTCTATGAATTTACCGGAGATTACGTTTGTACTTACCCCTCTATGAGTCCTGACGGGTCGAAAATTGCTTACACAGCAGGGCTATACCTGCTTCCGAATTCAGCCGACATTTGGGTCATGGATAGCAGCGGTTGGAACACAAAACGGCTCACCTCTTTTGGAAACGTATTTCGACCCTTCTGGTCCCCGACAGCGGACGTCATTGCATTTACTGCAGACGGCGGCATCTGGACAATCGAAAGCGACGGGTCCAATCTCACCCGGCTGACCGAGGGTCCGGGATACTATCTCTGTTCGCGATGGAGTCCTGACGGCAGAAAAATTGCCTACTTCTTAAGACCCGATAACAACTCAGGTTTCTCCCTCTGGATGATGGATGCCGATGGAAACAATAAGCGTCGGCTCCTAGGAAATACATCAATACATGCAGCCTGGGCCCCTGACGGGGACAAAATCGCAGTGGCCGCTTCACAAGCCGGACAGAAGGACTTCTGGATCGTATCCACTGAAGCGGGAAACAGTACGTCGCTGAACCTGAACAAACTTGGAGACTTTTCTTCACCCGTATTGAGTCCAGACTGGAAGACCATAGCATTCGATTCTATCGAAGGTATCCGCATTCGTAATGCAGATGGAAGTGGAGATACTAAGATTATCCCGGAGCACGTCTCCTATCAACTCGATTGGTTACCTTCAGGTACCGGTATCGTGTTCCTATCAGGGGGAAATATCAGGGTTGCAAACATCGACGGTAGCGGTGCACGCCAGCTCAATCCGGAAACTTACTGCGGGAGCGTAAGTTTTTCGCTCTGTAGAGACGGCGAGACTATTGCTTATGATCCCCATGGAACTATCAGGTTGCTGACGACCGACGGTAATAACCGGAACGATCCGATCGGCACGTTCATTGATCTGATAAAAATTTCGAAACAAGTGCGGGATCAAGGAAGTGATTGGAATACCGGATTGTGGCCATTTCACGACCAAACCTATGGGATCAACCAACCGTATGGTTCAGGACCTGTTCAGTAGCACTCACATAGCGGAGAAGCGGAAAAAGGAATAGCACCACAATGGAACGAAAACACCTTCTTGCCGGAATCGCGCTTTTGGTTCTTGCGACGGGGGGCATCGTCGTCTGGACGGCCGGTCACATCGACAGTCTCCCGGGGAATTACTTCCTCTACGAACTTGGCGGGGAGTACGACTGCATGTACCCTTCCATCAGCCCGGACGGGACGAAGATCGTCTATGTTGCCACGATTTACCCCGACCAGCATTCATCCAATCTCTGGATCATGGATACCCGTACCTGGCATACCCGGCAGCTCACCTCCTGCGGGGACGTAGCACTTCGTCCGTACTGGAACCCATCGGGCGACATCATTGCCTTCTTAGCCGACCGGGACATCTGGACGATCGAACGCGACGGAAACAACCTCACCCGCCTCACGGCTGACCGGTCACTCGAACTGTGCCGCGGGTGGAGCCCTGACGGGAAACGGATCGCCTACCTGTTAAACCGCTCCCTCTGGGTGATGGACACCGACGGAAGGAATACACAACTGGTCATTAACGGAACATCGGTGATATTTGACAACTTTCCAGTCTGGAGCCCGGACAGTGGGAGAATCGCCGTTTCATGCCCAGATCAAGTGACGACGACCGTTGACG from Methanoculleus chikugoensis encodes the following:
- a CDS encoding TolB family protein, which gives rise to MPEKNLRNIMAIGLMLFLLLTGTVIVCATFREGHTIAELTGNFYLYEFTGDYVCTYPSMSPDGSKIAYTAGLYLLPNSADIWVMDSSGWNTKRLTSFGNVFRPFWSPTADVIAFTADGGIWTIESDGSNLTRLTEGPGYYLCSRWSPDGRKIAYFLRPDNNSGFSLWMMDADGNNKRRLLGNTSIHAAWAPDGDKIAVAASQAGQKDFWIVSTEAGNSTSLNLNKLGDFSSPVLSPDWKTIAFDSIEGIRIRNADGSGDTKIIPEHVSYQLDWLPSGTGIVFLSGGNIRVANIDGSGARQLNPETYCGSVSFSLCRDGETIAYDPHGTIRLLTTDGNNRNDPIGTFIDLIKISKQVRDQGSDWNTGLWPFHDQTYGINQPYGSGPVQ